The Amycolatopsis sp. DG1A-15b genome window below encodes:
- a CDS encoding beta-ketoacyl synthase N-terminal-like domain-containing protein, which yields MSQEPVAIVGMGVFLPGASTVDQYWRNLVDGADAVTEVPPHRRDPGFHGRDGSAPDRTHGRRGGFTPDTLDFDPVAHGVPPTSLEGTEPDQLTALAVAVGAVGDAGGLGRLGDPERIGVVLGRGGYLSPGLRGFDQRVRTVRQITRTVGELMPSAGPDVLERLRTALLEPLGEFRPETAAGLVPNLAAARVANRLDLGGPAYTVDAACASSLVAVDQAIGELTRGRCDAVLAGGAHQTQDDTLWSLFTQLGALSPSQRISPLSRDADGMLIGEGTAIVVLKRLADARRDGDRVYAVIRGSGTSSDGRGASLLSPSVAGQTLALRRAWAGRDPAEIGLLEAHGTATPAGDAAELTTVADVFGQASGPRAVIGSVKSMIGHTLPTAGVAGLVKVALALHHQVLPPTLNCADPNPLLDKTRFRVLAEAEPWGDLPRVAAVNAFGFGGVNAHVVLEAGDPAPKRRVRVDEPERVLRLAAATPEALLERLDQPGDGDGPCRLGIVGPDQRELATARRVLAKVAADGRSWHGGGDIWCSVDPLLPGGKTAFLYPGLEADAEPRLEDVARHFGLDRPQWSTATVPARATSVSSAGLLLDHALRRLGIRPDALAGHSAGEWTAMQAAGMYRAEPDLLERYWPGGFELPEADYLVLGCPAAQVTELLTGDVVISHENAARQTIVCGPPAAVAEFAVTCRRLGIVARTLPFRSGFHTRLMEPHLAPFARLVADLDLLAPAVPVWSATTTRPYPAAAADVRRLYLDHLLRPVRFRQLTEALHDAGFRAFVQVGAGQLGSFVTDTLGERRHLVVAAASGTRPGLAQLRRVATALWTEGGDPDFAALEPRRIRLDTGKPLLSLGEPARGLLDGAAPPELPAGVPAAIVAEFTALLTETRQAAADVVAAARRRVESTVEFSLAAMPYLRDHRFFRQRDGWPDEADFRPVVPATTLVDLACRAAERAWPGTTAVAVRDAVFSRWLIASPAQRVPLSMKREDDRVTVEIGPYALMTVELGAFGPAPSPGEVPGPETAPPLTAAEVYARREMFHGPAYQGLARLTGLGEQHIRGELVVPAAPGGLLDNVGQLLGCWLMATRSDDLLAFPRSIGRLTWYGPEPAPGTRVTCQVRVRLPRPDVLEMDAELVRDGRVLARVEGWRDVRFPCDRAAHRVYAFPAEHLLGERRDDGSIAVTDRWPTVAARDIYAGIYLSASERAEFAAVPPRQQRGWLLTRIAVKDAVRDRLGEPVYPAEIRVHDDGTVSGRHRDLPRFAVTVELRGDTAIAHHRSTP from the coding sequence GTGAGCCAGGAGCCGGTCGCGATCGTCGGCATGGGCGTGTTCCTGCCCGGCGCATCCACAGTGGACCAGTACTGGCGCAACCTGGTGGACGGCGCCGACGCCGTCACCGAAGTCCCGCCGCACCGCCGGGACCCCGGCTTCCACGGCCGCGACGGCAGCGCGCCGGACCGCACCCACGGCCGCCGCGGCGGCTTCACCCCGGACACCCTGGACTTCGACCCGGTCGCCCACGGCGTCCCGCCGACCTCCCTCGAGGGCACCGAACCGGACCAGCTGACGGCGCTGGCGGTCGCCGTCGGGGCGGTCGGTGACGCCGGTGGCCTCGGCCGGCTCGGCGACCCCGAGCGGATCGGTGTCGTGCTCGGCCGCGGCGGGTACCTCTCGCCCGGGCTGCGGGGCTTCGACCAGCGGGTCCGGACCGTCCGGCAGATCACCCGCACGGTCGGCGAGCTGATGCCGTCGGCCGGGCCGGACGTGCTCGAGCGGCTGCGGACGGCGTTGCTCGAACCGCTCGGCGAGTTCCGGCCCGAGACCGCCGCCGGGCTGGTGCCGAACCTCGCCGCCGCCCGCGTGGCGAACCGGCTCGACCTCGGCGGCCCGGCGTACACGGTGGACGCCGCCTGCGCGTCTTCGCTGGTCGCCGTCGACCAGGCGATCGGCGAGCTGACCCGCGGCCGCTGCGACGCCGTCCTCGCCGGTGGCGCGCACCAGACGCAGGACGACACGCTGTGGTCGCTGTTCACCCAGCTCGGCGCGCTGTCGCCGAGCCAGCGGATCAGCCCGCTGTCCCGCGACGCGGACGGCATGCTCATCGGTGAGGGCACCGCGATCGTCGTGCTCAAGCGGCTCGCCGACGCCCGCCGCGACGGCGACCGCGTGTACGCGGTGATCCGCGGCAGCGGCACGTCGAGCGACGGGCGGGGCGCGAGCCTGCTCAGCCCGTCCGTCGCCGGGCAGACCCTCGCCCTCCGCCGGGCCTGGGCGGGCCGGGATCCCGCGGAAATCGGCCTGCTGGAAGCGCACGGCACCGCGACGCCCGCCGGGGACGCGGCCGAGCTGACCACCGTCGCCGACGTCTTCGGCCAGGCGAGCGGGCCGCGCGCGGTGATCGGCTCGGTCAAGTCGATGATCGGGCACACGTTGCCGACCGCCGGGGTCGCCGGGCTCGTGAAGGTCGCGCTCGCGCTGCACCACCAGGTCCTGCCGCCGACGCTCAACTGCGCCGATCCGAACCCGCTGCTGGACAAGACCCGGTTCCGGGTGCTGGCCGAGGCCGAGCCGTGGGGTGACCTGCCGCGCGTGGCCGCGGTCAACGCGTTCGGCTTCGGCGGGGTGAACGCCCACGTCGTGCTCGAAGCCGGCGACCCGGCGCCGAAGCGGCGCGTGCGCGTCGACGAGCCGGAACGCGTGCTGCGCCTGGCCGCGGCCACTCCGGAAGCGCTGCTGGAGCGGCTGGACCAGCCCGGCGACGGCGACGGGCCCTGCCGGCTCGGGATCGTCGGCCCGGACCAGCGCGAGCTGGCGACGGCCCGCCGGGTACTCGCGAAGGTGGCGGCCGATGGCCGGTCGTGGCACGGCGGTGGCGACATCTGGTGCTCGGTCGACCCGCTGCTGCCCGGCGGCAAGACCGCCTTCCTCTACCCGGGCTTGGAGGCCGACGCCGAGCCGCGCCTCGAAGACGTGGCCCGGCACTTCGGCCTCGACCGTCCACAGTGGTCGACGGCGACCGTGCCCGCCCGCGCCACGAGCGTGTCGTCGGCCGGGCTGCTGCTCGACCACGCCCTGCGGCGGCTGGGGATCCGCCCGGACGCGCTCGCCGGGCACAGCGCCGGCGAGTGGACGGCCATGCAGGCCGCCGGGATGTACCGGGCCGAACCGGACCTGCTGGAGCGGTACTGGCCCGGCGGGTTCGAACTGCCCGAAGCGGACTACCTCGTGCTGGGCTGTCCCGCCGCGCAGGTGACCGAGCTGCTCACCGGTGATGTGGTGATCTCACACGAAAACGCCGCGCGGCAGACCATCGTGTGCGGCCCGCCGGCCGCTGTCGCGGAGTTCGCGGTGACCTGCCGCCGACTCGGCATCGTGGCCCGGACGCTGCCGTTCCGGTCCGGGTTCCACACCCGGCTGATGGAACCGCACCTCGCGCCGTTCGCGCGGCTCGTCGCGGACCTGGACCTGCTGGCCCCCGCGGTGCCGGTGTGGTCGGCGACGACGACGCGGCCGTACCCGGCGGCCGCGGCCGACGTCCGGCGGCTCTACCTCGACCACCTGCTGCGCCCGGTCCGGTTCCGGCAGCTGACCGAGGCGCTGCACGACGCCGGGTTCCGGGCCTTCGTGCAGGTCGGCGCCGGGCAGCTCGGCTCGTTCGTCACCGACACGCTCGGCGAGCGGCGGCACCTGGTCGTCGCGGCCGCGTCCGGCACCCGGCCCGGGCTGGCGCAGCTGCGGCGGGTCGCGACCGCGCTGTGGACCGAAGGCGGCGACCCCGATTTCGCGGCGCTGGAGCCGCGGCGGATCCGGCTCGACACCGGGAAACCCCTGCTGTCGCTGGGGGAGCCGGCCCGGGGCCTGCTGGACGGCGCGGCGCCGCCCGAACTGCCCGCCGGGGTGCCGGCCGCGATCGTCGCCGAGTTCACCGCGTTGCTCACCGAAACCCGCCAGGCCGCGGCGGACGTCGTCGCGGCCGCGCGCCGGCGCGTCGAGTCCACTGTGGAGTTCTCGCTGGCGGCGATGCCGTACCTGCGTGACCACCGGTTCTTCCGGCAGCGCGACGGCTGGCCCGACGAGGCCGACTTCCGGCCGGTGGTCCCCGCGACGACCCTGGTCGACCTCGCCTGCCGGGCCGCCGAGCGCGCCTGGCCGGGCACGACGGCGGTCGCGGTGCGGGACGCGGTGTTCTCGCGGTGGCTGATCGCTTCCCCGGCCCAGCGGGTGCCGCTGTCTATGAAACGCGAGGACGACCGCGTCACCGTCGAAATCGGACCGTACGCGCTGATGACCGTCGAGCTGGGGGCGTTCGGGCCGGCACCGTCGCCTGGTGAAGTGCCTGGTCCGGAGACCGCGCCGCCGCTGACCGCGGCCGAGGTCTACGCGCGGCGCGAGATGTTCCACGGCCCGGCTTACCAGGGGCTGGCCCGGCTTACCGGCCTCGGCGAGCAGCACATCCGCGGCGAACTGGTCGTCCCGGCCGCGCCCGGCGGGTTGCTCGACAACGTCGGCCAGCTGCTCGGCTGCTGGCTGATGGCAACCCGGTCCGACGACCTGCTCGCCTTCCCGCGCTCGATCGGCCGGCTGACCTGGTACGGCCCCGAACCCGCGCCGGGCACCCGCGTCACCTGCCAGGTGCGGGTCCGGCTGCCGCGGCCCGACGTCCTCGAAATGGACGCCGAGCTGGTGCGGGACGGCCGGGTGCTGGCGCGCGTCGAAGGCTGGCGGGACGTCCGGTTCCCCTGCGACCGCGCGGCCCACCGTGTGTACGCCTTCCCGGCGGAGCACCTCCTGGGCGAACGGCGGGACGACGGCTCGATCGCGGTCACCGACCGCTGGCCGACGGTCGCCGCGCGGGACATCTACGCCGGGATCTACCTCAGCGCGTCCGAACGCGCGGAGTTCGCCGCCGTTCCGCCGCGGCAGCAGCGTGGCTGGCTGCTGACGCGGATCGCCGTGAAGGACGCCGTCCGGGACCGGCTCGGCGAACCCGTCTACCCGGCGGAGATCCGCGTCCACGACGACGGCACGGTGTCCGGCCGGCACCGGGACCTGCCGCGCTTCGCCGTCACGGTCGAGCTGAGAGGGGACACCGCCATCGCACACCACAGGAGTACGCCATGA